From a region of the Osmia lignaria lignaria isolate PbOS001 chromosome 10, iyOsmLign1, whole genome shotgun sequence genome:
- the LOC117610051 gene encoding protein ABHD18 isoform X2, translating to MCIWSRLDAVYRSILLTKFFTKGWGSPENLKRIFEFRKVIANREACYNLIPSDYPINIIKDEEWSDCHIIEGNFETPLHKHLPGIMPNETITAHFQLVLPCKWYSHKIKPICLHLAGTGDHYFWRRRQLFAKPLLKESGIGSLLLENPFYGSRKPENQIRSCLHNVCDIFIMGGCLIMESIVLLNWCEQQGFGPLGLTGLSMGGHMASLAATNWPKPIPLVPCLSWSTASPVFTQGVMSASINWTLLEDQYFANELYQNDLAKMVRIIGEEDAFLAGQHFAQHYPASMKRISELQDKPQGANEEVATITASPTVIKKETNKDHDSESEDNNVKNEISEDRAARIFPLNLISNRFKLKDSSVLKVPRHPLFSDCKWREREALQFMCGIMDECTHLKNFEVPVDTELIIAVCARNDAYVPRDGCMSLDKIWPGAEIRYIDAGHVSAYLLHQKVFRSTIIEAFKRSMKKYPLQIS from the exons ATGTGCATATGGAG TCGTTTAGATGCAGTGTACAGAAGTATTTTACTCacaaaattttttacaaaaggCTGGGGTAGCCCTGAAAATTTGAAGAG GATTTTTGAATTCAGAAAAGTTATTGCTAATAGAGAAGCATGTTACAACCTCATACCTTCAGATTATCCCATCAATATAATTAAG GATGAAGAATGGTCAGACTGTCACATAATAGAAGGGAACTTTGAAACTCCGCTTCATAAACATCTTCCTGGTATAATGCCCAATGAAACAATAACTGCACATTTTCAATTAGTTCTACCATGCAAATGGTATTCTCATAAAATAAAACCCATTTGTTTACACCTTGCAGGTACAGGAGATCAT TATTTTTGGCGAAGGAGACAGTTATTTGCTAAACCCTTGTTGAAAGAATCTGGAATTGGATCTTTATTATTAGAAAATCCATTCTATGGTTCCAGAAAACCAGAAAATCAAAT ACGTTCTTGTTTACATAATGTTTGTGACATATTTATCATGGGAGGATGCTTAATAATGGAATCAATTGTATTATTAAATTGGTGTGAGCAACAAGGTTTTGGACCCTTAGGTTTGACAGGACTATCAATGGGTGGTCAT ATGGCTTCTTTAGCAGCAACTAACTGGCCAAAACCAATACCACTGGTTCCTTGCCTTTCATGGTCAACTGCATCACCAGTGTTCACTCAAGGAGTAATGAGTGCCTCAATTAATTGGACTCTTTTAGAAGATCAGTATTTTGCAAATGAACTTTACCAAAACGATCTCGCTAAAATGGTTAGAATTATTGGCGAAGAG GATGCATTCCTAGCTGGACAACATTTTGCTCAACACTATCCTGCAAGTATGAAAAGGATTAGTGAATTACAAGATAAGCCCCAAGGTGCTAATGAAGAAGTAGCTACTATAACTGCCTCTCCAACtgtgattaaaaaagaaacaaataaggACCATGATTCTGAAAGTGAGGacaataatgtaaaaaatgaaattagtgAAGATAGAGCAGCAAGAATATTTCCTTTGAACCTTATATCTAACAGATTCAAGTTAAAAGATTCAAGTGTTCTTAAAG TGCCGCGACATCCACTGTTTTCGGATTGTAAATGGCGTGAACGAGAAGCATTGCAATTTATGTGCGGAATAATGGATGAATGTacgcatttaaaaaatttcgaagTACCTGTTGATACTGAATTGATCATTGCTGTCTGTGCGAGGAACGATGCATACGTACCGCGCGATGGTTGTATGAGTTTAGATAAAATTTGGCCAGGAGCTGAAATTCGCTATATAGATGCAGGGCACGTATCTGCGTATCTTCTTCACCAGAAAGTATTCAG ATCCACCATTATCGAAGCTTTCAAACGATCAATGAAGAAATATCCTTTACAAATCAGTTGA
- the LOC117610051 gene encoding protein ABHD18 isoform X3, with protein sequence MCIWSRLDAVYRSILLTKFFTKGWGSPENLKRIFEFRKVIANREACYNLIPSDYPINIIKDEEWSDCHIIEGNFETPLHKHLPGIMPNETITAHFQLVLPCKWYSHKIKPICLHLAGTGDHYFWRRRQLFAKPLLKESGIGSLLLENPFYGSRKPENQIRSCLHNVCDIFIMGGCLIMESIVLLNWCEQQGFGPLGLTGLSMGGHMASLAATNWPKPIPLVPCLSWSTASPVFTQGVMSASINWTLLEDQYFANELYQNDLAKMVRIIGEEDAFLAGQHFAQHYPASMKRISELQDKPQGANEEVATITASPTVIKKETNKDHDSESICLLPVPRHPLFSDCKWREREALQFMCGIMDECTHLKNFEVPVDTELIIAVCARNDAYVPRDGCMSLDKIWPGAEIRYIDAGHVSAYLLHQKVFRSTIIEAFKRSMKKYPLQIS encoded by the exons ATGTGCATATGGAG TCGTTTAGATGCAGTGTACAGAAGTATTTTACTCacaaaattttttacaaaaggCTGGGGTAGCCCTGAAAATTTGAAGAG GATTTTTGAATTCAGAAAAGTTATTGCTAATAGAGAAGCATGTTACAACCTCATACCTTCAGATTATCCCATCAATATAATTAAG GATGAAGAATGGTCAGACTGTCACATAATAGAAGGGAACTTTGAAACTCCGCTTCATAAACATCTTCCTGGTATAATGCCCAATGAAACAATAACTGCACATTTTCAATTAGTTCTACCATGCAAATGGTATTCTCATAAAATAAAACCCATTTGTTTACACCTTGCAGGTACAGGAGATCAT TATTTTTGGCGAAGGAGACAGTTATTTGCTAAACCCTTGTTGAAAGAATCTGGAATTGGATCTTTATTATTAGAAAATCCATTCTATGGTTCCAGAAAACCAGAAAATCAAAT ACGTTCTTGTTTACATAATGTTTGTGACATATTTATCATGGGAGGATGCTTAATAATGGAATCAATTGTATTATTAAATTGGTGTGAGCAACAAGGTTTTGGACCCTTAGGTTTGACAGGACTATCAATGGGTGGTCAT ATGGCTTCTTTAGCAGCAACTAACTGGCCAAAACCAATACCACTGGTTCCTTGCCTTTCATGGTCAACTGCATCACCAGTGTTCACTCAAGGAGTAATGAGTGCCTCAATTAATTGGACTCTTTTAGAAGATCAGTATTTTGCAAATGAACTTTACCAAAACGATCTCGCTAAAATGGTTAGAATTATTGGCGAAGAG GATGCATTCCTAGCTGGACAACATTTTGCTCAACACTATCCTGCAAGTATGAAAAGGATTAGTGAATTACAAGATAAGCCCCAAGGTGCTAATGAAGAAGTAGCTACTATAACTGCCTCTCCAACtgtgattaaaaaagaaacaaataaggACCATGATTCTGAAA GTATTTGTTTGTTACCAGTGCCGCGACATCCACTGTTTTCGGATTGTAAATGGCGTGAACGAGAAGCATTGCAATTTATGTGCGGAATAATGGATGAATGTacgcatttaaaaaatttcgaagTACCTGTTGATACTGAATTGATCATTGCTGTCTGTGCGAGGAACGATGCATACGTACCGCGCGATGGTTGTATGAGTTTAGATAAAATTTGGCCAGGAGCTGAAATTCGCTATATAGATGCAGGGCACGTATCTGCGTATCTTCTTCACCAGAAAGTATTCAG ATCCACCATTATCGAAGCTTTCAAACGATCAATGAAGAAATATCCTTTACAAATCAGTTGA
- the LOC117610051 gene encoding protein ABHD18 isoform X4, which yields MCIWSRLDAVYRSILLTKFFTKGWGSPENLKRIFEFRKVIANREACYNLIPSDYPINIIKDEEWSDCHIIEGNFETPLHKHLPGIMPNETITAHFQLVLPCKWYSHKIKPICLHLAGTGDHYFWRRRQLFAKPLLKESGIGSLLLENPFYGSRKPENQIRSCLHNVCDIFIMGGCLIMESIVLLNWCEQQGFGPLGLTGLSMGGHMASLAATNWPKPIPLVPCLSWSTASPVFTQGVMSASINWTLLEDQYFANELYQNDLAKMVRIIGEEDAFLAGQHFAQHYPASMKRISELQDKPQGANEEVATITASPTVIKKETNKDHDSEMPRHPLFSDCKWREREALQFMCGIMDECTHLKNFEVPVDTELIIAVCARNDAYVPRDGCMSLDKIWPGAEIRYIDAGHVSAYLLHQKVFRSTIIEAFKRSMKKYPLQIS from the exons ATGTGCATATGGAG TCGTTTAGATGCAGTGTACAGAAGTATTTTACTCacaaaattttttacaaaaggCTGGGGTAGCCCTGAAAATTTGAAGAG GATTTTTGAATTCAGAAAAGTTATTGCTAATAGAGAAGCATGTTACAACCTCATACCTTCAGATTATCCCATCAATATAATTAAG GATGAAGAATGGTCAGACTGTCACATAATAGAAGGGAACTTTGAAACTCCGCTTCATAAACATCTTCCTGGTATAATGCCCAATGAAACAATAACTGCACATTTTCAATTAGTTCTACCATGCAAATGGTATTCTCATAAAATAAAACCCATTTGTTTACACCTTGCAGGTACAGGAGATCAT TATTTTTGGCGAAGGAGACAGTTATTTGCTAAACCCTTGTTGAAAGAATCTGGAATTGGATCTTTATTATTAGAAAATCCATTCTATGGTTCCAGAAAACCAGAAAATCAAAT ACGTTCTTGTTTACATAATGTTTGTGACATATTTATCATGGGAGGATGCTTAATAATGGAATCAATTGTATTATTAAATTGGTGTGAGCAACAAGGTTTTGGACCCTTAGGTTTGACAGGACTATCAATGGGTGGTCAT ATGGCTTCTTTAGCAGCAACTAACTGGCCAAAACCAATACCACTGGTTCCTTGCCTTTCATGGTCAACTGCATCACCAGTGTTCACTCAAGGAGTAATGAGTGCCTCAATTAATTGGACTCTTTTAGAAGATCAGTATTTTGCAAATGAACTTTACCAAAACGATCTCGCTAAAATGGTTAGAATTATTGGCGAAGAG GATGCATTCCTAGCTGGACAACATTTTGCTCAACACTATCCTGCAAGTATGAAAAGGATTAGTGAATTACAAGATAAGCCCCAAGGTGCTAATGAAGAAGTAGCTACTATAACTGCCTCTCCAACtgtgattaaaaaagaaacaaataaggACCATGATTCTGAAA TGCCGCGACATCCACTGTTTTCGGATTGTAAATGGCGTGAACGAGAAGCATTGCAATTTATGTGCGGAATAATGGATGAATGTacgcatttaaaaaatttcgaagTACCTGTTGATACTGAATTGATCATTGCTGTCTGTGCGAGGAACGATGCATACGTACCGCGCGATGGTTGTATGAGTTTAGATAAAATTTGGCCAGGAGCTGAAATTCGCTATATAGATGCAGGGCACGTATCTGCGTATCTTCTTCACCAGAAAGTATTCAG ATCCACCATTATCGAAGCTTTCAAACGATCAATGAAGAAATATCCTTTACAAATCAGTTGA
- the LOC117610051 gene encoding protein ABHD18 isoform X1, giving the protein MCIWSRLDAVYRSILLTKFFTKGWGSPENLKRIFEFRKVIANREACYNLIPSDYPINIIKDEEWSDCHIIEGNFETPLHKHLPGIMPNETITAHFQLVLPCKWYSHKIKPICLHLAGTGDHYFWRRRQLFAKPLLKESGIGSLLLENPFYGSRKPENQIRSCLHNVCDIFIMGGCLIMESIVLLNWCEQQGFGPLGLTGLSMGGHMASLAATNWPKPIPLVPCLSWSTASPVFTQGVMSASINWTLLEDQYFANELYQNDLAKMVRIIGEEDAFLAGQHFAQHYPASMKRISELQDKPQGANEEVATITASPTVIKKETNKDHDSESEDNNVKNEISEDRAARIFPLNLISNRFKLKDSSVLKGICLLPVPRHPLFSDCKWREREALQFMCGIMDECTHLKNFEVPVDTELIIAVCARNDAYVPRDGCMSLDKIWPGAEIRYIDAGHVSAYLLHQKVFRSTIIEAFKRSMKKYPLQIS; this is encoded by the exons ATGTGCATATGGAG TCGTTTAGATGCAGTGTACAGAAGTATTTTACTCacaaaattttttacaaaaggCTGGGGTAGCCCTGAAAATTTGAAGAG GATTTTTGAATTCAGAAAAGTTATTGCTAATAGAGAAGCATGTTACAACCTCATACCTTCAGATTATCCCATCAATATAATTAAG GATGAAGAATGGTCAGACTGTCACATAATAGAAGGGAACTTTGAAACTCCGCTTCATAAACATCTTCCTGGTATAATGCCCAATGAAACAATAACTGCACATTTTCAATTAGTTCTACCATGCAAATGGTATTCTCATAAAATAAAACCCATTTGTTTACACCTTGCAGGTACAGGAGATCAT TATTTTTGGCGAAGGAGACAGTTATTTGCTAAACCCTTGTTGAAAGAATCTGGAATTGGATCTTTATTATTAGAAAATCCATTCTATGGTTCCAGAAAACCAGAAAATCAAAT ACGTTCTTGTTTACATAATGTTTGTGACATATTTATCATGGGAGGATGCTTAATAATGGAATCAATTGTATTATTAAATTGGTGTGAGCAACAAGGTTTTGGACCCTTAGGTTTGACAGGACTATCAATGGGTGGTCAT ATGGCTTCTTTAGCAGCAACTAACTGGCCAAAACCAATACCACTGGTTCCTTGCCTTTCATGGTCAACTGCATCACCAGTGTTCACTCAAGGAGTAATGAGTGCCTCAATTAATTGGACTCTTTTAGAAGATCAGTATTTTGCAAATGAACTTTACCAAAACGATCTCGCTAAAATGGTTAGAATTATTGGCGAAGAG GATGCATTCCTAGCTGGACAACATTTTGCTCAACACTATCCTGCAAGTATGAAAAGGATTAGTGAATTACAAGATAAGCCCCAAGGTGCTAATGAAGAAGTAGCTACTATAACTGCCTCTCCAACtgtgattaaaaaagaaacaaataaggACCATGATTCTGAAAGTGAGGacaataatgtaaaaaatgaaattagtgAAGATAGAGCAGCAAGAATATTTCCTTTGAACCTTATATCTAACAGATTCAAGTTAAAAGATTCAAGTGTTCTTAAAG GTATTTGTTTGTTACCAGTGCCGCGACATCCACTGTTTTCGGATTGTAAATGGCGTGAACGAGAAGCATTGCAATTTATGTGCGGAATAATGGATGAATGTacgcatttaaaaaatttcgaagTACCTGTTGATACTGAATTGATCATTGCTGTCTGTGCGAGGAACGATGCATACGTACCGCGCGATGGTTGTATGAGTTTAGATAAAATTTGGCCAGGAGCTGAAATTCGCTATATAGATGCAGGGCACGTATCTGCGTATCTTCTTCACCAGAAAGTATTCAG ATCCACCATTATCGAAGCTTTCAAACGATCAATGAAGAAATATCCTTTACAAATCAGTTGA
- the LOC117610051 gene encoding protein ABHD18 isoform X5, giving the protein MPNETITAHFQLVLPCKWYSHKIKPICLHLAGTGDHYFWRRRQLFAKPLLKESGIGSLLLENPFYGSRKPENQIRSCLHNVCDIFIMGGCLIMESIVLLNWCEQQGFGPLGLTGLSMGGHMASLAATNWPKPIPLVPCLSWSTASPVFTQGVMSASINWTLLEDQYFANELYQNDLAKMVRIIGEEDAFLAGQHFAQHYPASMKRISELQDKPQGANEEVATITASPTVIKKETNKDHDSESEDNNVKNEISEDRAARIFPLNLISNRFKLKDSSVLKGICLLPVPRHPLFSDCKWREREALQFMCGIMDECTHLKNFEVPVDTELIIAVCARNDAYVPRDGCMSLDKIWPGAEIRYIDAGHVSAYLLHQKVFRSTIIEAFKRSMKKYPLQIS; this is encoded by the exons ATGCCCAATGAAACAATAACTGCACATTTTCAATTAGTTCTACCATGCAAATGGTATTCTCATAAAATAAAACCCATTTGTTTACACCTTGCAGGTACAGGAGATCAT TATTTTTGGCGAAGGAGACAGTTATTTGCTAAACCCTTGTTGAAAGAATCTGGAATTGGATCTTTATTATTAGAAAATCCATTCTATGGTTCCAGAAAACCAGAAAATCAAAT ACGTTCTTGTTTACATAATGTTTGTGACATATTTATCATGGGAGGATGCTTAATAATGGAATCAATTGTATTATTAAATTGGTGTGAGCAACAAGGTTTTGGACCCTTAGGTTTGACAGGACTATCAATGGGTGGTCAT ATGGCTTCTTTAGCAGCAACTAACTGGCCAAAACCAATACCACTGGTTCCTTGCCTTTCATGGTCAACTGCATCACCAGTGTTCACTCAAGGAGTAATGAGTGCCTCAATTAATTGGACTCTTTTAGAAGATCAGTATTTTGCAAATGAACTTTACCAAAACGATCTCGCTAAAATGGTTAGAATTATTGGCGAAGAG GATGCATTCCTAGCTGGACAACATTTTGCTCAACACTATCCTGCAAGTATGAAAAGGATTAGTGAATTACAAGATAAGCCCCAAGGTGCTAATGAAGAAGTAGCTACTATAACTGCCTCTCCAACtgtgattaaaaaagaaacaaataaggACCATGATTCTGAAAGTGAGGacaataatgtaaaaaatgaaattagtgAAGATAGAGCAGCAAGAATATTTCCTTTGAACCTTATATCTAACAGATTCAAGTTAAAAGATTCAAGTGTTCTTAAAG GTATTTGTTTGTTACCAGTGCCGCGACATCCACTGTTTTCGGATTGTAAATGGCGTGAACGAGAAGCATTGCAATTTATGTGCGGAATAATGGATGAATGTacgcatttaaaaaatttcgaagTACCTGTTGATACTGAATTGATCATTGCTGTCTGTGCGAGGAACGATGCATACGTACCGCGCGATGGTTGTATGAGTTTAGATAAAATTTGGCCAGGAGCTGAAATTCGCTATATAGATGCAGGGCACGTATCTGCGTATCTTCTTCACCAGAAAGTATTCAG ATCCACCATTATCGAAGCTTTCAAACGATCAATGAAGAAATATCCTTTACAAATCAGTTGA